From Apus apus isolate bApuApu2 chromosome 13, bApuApu2.pri.cur, whole genome shotgun sequence, a single genomic window includes:
- the SPARC gene encoding SPARC has product MRAWIFFLLCLAGKALAAPQEALPDETEVIEEEPVGTNPVQVEVGEFEEPTEDVEEIVAENPCQNHHCKHGKVCEVDDNNSPMCVCQDPSSCPATAAVFEKVCGTDNKTYDSSCHFFATKCTLEGTKKGHKLHLDYIGPCKFIPACLDTELTEFPLRMRDWLKNVLITLYERDEDNNLLTEKQKLKVKKIHENEKRLEAGDHTVELLARDFEKNYNMYIFPVHWQFGQLDQHPIDGYLSHTELAPLRAPLIPMEHCTTRFFEACDLDNDKYIALEEWASCFGIKEQDIDKDLVI; this is encoded by the exons ATGAGggcctggatttttttccttctctgcctggcAGGCAAAGCCCTGGCAGCTCCG caggaggctcTGCCTGATGAGACAGAGGTCATTGAAGAG GAGCCCGTGGGGACTAACCCCGTCCAGGTGGAGGTGGGAGAGTTCGAGGAACCCACAGAAGATGTAGAGGAGATTGTGGCAGAGA ACCCCTGCCAGAACCACCACTGCAAGCACGGCAAGGTTTGTGAGGTGGATGACAACAACTCACCCATGTGTGTGTGCCAGGACCCCTCCAGTTGCCCAGCCACCGCTGCCGTCTTTGAGAAG GTCTGCGGCACTGACAACAAGACCTATGACTCCTCCTGCCATTTCTTTGCCACCAAGTGCACCCTGGAGGGAACCAAGAAGGGACACAAGCTGCACCTGGACTACATTGGGCCTTGCAAAT tcatccctgcctgcctggacACAGAGCTGACCGAGTTCCCCCTGCGCATGCGGGACTGGCTCAAGAACGTGCTGATCACTCTGTACGAGCGTGATGAGGACAACAACCTgctgacagagaagcagaagctcAAG GTGAAGAAGATCCATGAGAACGAGAAGCGCCTGGAGGCTGGTGACCACACCGTGGAGCTGCTGGCCCGTGACTTTGAGAAGAACTACAACATGTACATCTTCCCTGTGCACTGGCAGTTCGGGCAGCTGGACCAGCACCCCATTGATGG GTACCTGTCCCACACTGAGCTGGCCCCACTCCGTGCCCCCCTCATCCCCATGGAGCACTGCACCACCCGCTTCTTTGAGGCCTGTGACCTGGACAACGACAAGTACATCGCCCTGGAGGAGTGGGCCAGCTGCTTCGGCATTAAGGAGC